A window of Mucilaginibacter paludis DSM 18603 contains these coding sequences:
- a CDS encoding aminotransferase class IV: MTPTFINYNGEILPADSKLLTIGNRGFKYGDGLFESMRLMKGRLKFVDLHAERLQKGMKALHIDGYSQMDAYFLKEKAEELASRNKVKHGRLRLTVYRDAEGLYTPTQNKMAYCLELQPVDEPRYFLNTRGLIMDMYQDMPKPVNILSNYKTCNSLLFVMAGLFKAQNKLDDAFICNQYGFLCETISANVFVLYQNQLYTPALSEGCISGVMRQVVMGLAIANNIPMIEAQLDPEILNQADEVFLTNASRGIQWVMGFGRKRYFNETSKLLIDELNKV; this comes from the coding sequence ATGACTCCAACTTTTATCAATTATAACGGCGAAATTTTACCGGCTGATAGTAAGCTGCTCACTATTGGTAATCGTGGTTTTAAGTACGGCGACGGTTTGTTTGAAAGCATGCGCCTGATGAAGGGCCGCTTGAAATTTGTTGACCTGCATGCCGAGCGCCTGCAAAAAGGGATGAAAGCGCTGCATATCGACGGCTACTCGCAAATGGATGCTTACTTTTTAAAAGAGAAGGCCGAAGAGTTAGCCAGCCGCAACAAAGTAAAGCATGGCCGCCTGCGTTTAACCGTTTACCGGGATGCCGAAGGTTTGTACACGCCCACGCAAAATAAAATGGCTTACTGCCTGGAGCTACAACCCGTTGATGAGCCCCGTTACTTTTTAAATACGCGCGGCCTGATTATGGATATGTACCAGGACATGCCCAAGCCAGTTAATATTTTATCAAACTACAAAACCTGCAACTCCCTTTTATTTGTAATGGCGGGCCTTTTTAAGGCTCAAAATAAACTGGACGACGCCTTTATCTGTAATCAGTATGGTTTTTTATGCGAAACCATTAGTGCCAACGTGTTTGTGCTGTACCAAAACCAGCTATACACCCCGGCCCTGAGCGAAGGCTGCATAAGCGGCGTAATGCGGCAGGTGGTAATGGGGCTGGCCATAGCAAACAACATCCCGATGATTGAGGCCCAGCTGGACCCCGAGATACTCAACCAGGCCGACGAGGTTTTTTTAACCAACGCCAGCCGCGGCATACAATGGGTAATGGGCTTTGGCCGCAAACGCTATTTTAACGAAACCAGCAAGTTGCTGATTGATGAGTTGAATAAGGTGTAG
- a CDS encoding RluA family pseudouridine synthase translates to MNQEAELFEQEEQDLYEHLRIVVDKGQSLLRIDKFLMHRVENASRNRIQNAIELGNVLVNDKAIKSSYKVKPLDVISVVLPHPPRDTEVYPENIPLDIVYEDDDVLVVNKPAGLVVHPGYNNYTGTLVNGLVYHFQQLPTLPGNDGRPGLVHRIDKDTSGLLLISKNERSMTWLARQFYEHTIARKYLALVWGDLEIDGTVTGYIGRSIKDRRVMSIYDDPEKGKWSVTHYRVLQRMTYVTLIECELETGRTHQIRAHMKHIGHPLFSDATYGGDHILKGTLFNKYKQFVENCFALMPRQALHAQTLGFVHPTARKRVHFEAPLPQDFVAVLEKWQKYMSSPADQIG, encoded by the coding sequence ATGAACCAGGAAGCTGAATTATTTGAGCAGGAAGAGCAGGACCTGTATGAGCATTTACGGATAGTGGTGGATAAGGGCCAGTCGTTGCTGCGGATTGACAAGTTTTTGATGCACCGGGTTGAAAACGCGTCGCGTAACCGCATTCAAAACGCTATTGAGCTGGGTAACGTGCTGGTTAACGATAAGGCCATTAAATCGAGCTATAAAGTTAAGCCGCTGGACGTTATTTCGGTAGTGTTGCCGCATCCGCCGCGCGATACGGAGGTTTATCCGGAAAATATTCCGCTGGATATTGTTTATGAAGATGATGATGTACTGGTGGTAAACAAGCCGGCCGGCCTGGTAGTGCACCCCGGTTATAATAATTACACCGGCACGCTGGTTAACGGTTTGGTATACCACTTTCAGCAATTGCCTACCCTGCCCGGCAACGATGGGCGGCCCGGACTGGTGCACCGCATTGATAAGGATACTTCTGGCTTGTTGCTCATCAGCAAAAACGAGCGCTCCATGACCTGGCTTGCCCGGCAGTTTTACGAGCATACCATTGCCCGCAAATACCTCGCCCTGGTATGGGGCGACCTGGAAATCGACGGTACCGTTACCGGCTATATAGGGCGCAGCATCAAAGACAGGCGCGTAATGTCTATCTACGATGATCCCGAAAAAGGAAAATGGTCTGTTACCCATTACCGGGTTTTGCAACGCATGACGTACGTTACCCTGATTGAGTGCGAACTTGAAACAGGCCGCACACACCAGATACGTGCACACATGAAGCATATAGGCCACCCGCTTTTTAGCGATGCTACCTACGGTGGCGATCATATTTTAAAGGGTACGCTGTTTAACAAGTACAAACAGTTTGTTGAAAATTGCTTTGCCCTGATGCCCCGGCAGGCCTTGCACGCCCAAACCCTGGGCTTTGTACACCCTACCGCCCGGAAGCGCGTCCATTTTGAAGCCCCTTTGCCTCAGGACTTTGTGGCGGTGTTAGAGAAGTGGCAAAAATATATGTCGTCGCCAGCAGATCAAATTGGTTAA